The sequence CCCGCTGCCGACGCCGGCGGCCTTGGTGGTGAAGAACGGGTCGAACACCCGGGGCAGGATGTCGGGCGGGATGCCTGGGCCGCTGTCGGCGACCTCGATCACCAGATAGTCGCCGTCGAGCTCAAGGCGGTCGTCGCGCAGGGTCTGGTTGCGGGCGGCGATCTTCAGGCGGCCCGCGCCGCCCATGGCGTCGCCGGCGTTGATGGCGAGGTTCAGCAGGGCCAACTCCAGCTCCCCCGCGTCGACCCGCACGCTCCAGAGGCCGGCGGGGACCTCGGTGACGACCTCGATCTCGCCGCGCAGCGAGCCGCTGAGGAGGGCGATCAATTCGACGAGGCCCTTGCTCGGGTCGAACAGCTCGGCCCGCACCAGTTGGCGGCCGGAGAAGGTCAGCAACTGGCGGGTCAGCTTGACCGCGCGGCGGGCCGCCTCGCTGGCGCGGTCCAGTTTGCGGGTCAGGGACGCATCGGCGGTGTGCTCGCGGCGCACCAGCTCCAGATTGCCGACGATAGCGGTCAAAAGGTTGCTGAAGTGGTGCGCGACGCCGCTGGCCAGGCGCCCGACCGCCTGGTGCCGCTGGGCCTGCCACAGGGCCTCCTCGGCGCGGCGGCGCTCACGCCGCTCGTCGGCGAGGGCGGCCTCGAGGGCGGCCAGCCGCTGGTGAGCCAGGGCGAGCGCCTCGGCATAGGGGGCTTCCGGACCGTCGGCCAAGCCGCCGGCCGGATCGGCGCTGCTCAGGCGCGGGTCCGGAGTATCGCAATCAACGTCCAAGTCGCGCCCCTTCAGGGGTTCGTCGTTCATCCGCCACCAAGAGCACTAAAAAGCCTGGCGCCGCGCGCCGATTCACCGGGGCCGCGAAGTCCGCGCCTCTCCCCGGGGCGCTATGATCACGGCCAAGCTGATAGTGCACAAGAAAGCTTGGCCGTCGCCTGCGCGATTCCGCGCAGGGGGCGCCTGGGCGGTGGATAACCTGTGGCTGAAATGCAGAACGGCCGGAACCGCGATGGCGATTCCGGCCGTAAGGTCAGCAGTTTGACGATATCAGAGGACTTCGAACAGGCCGGCAGCACCCATGCCGCCGCCGATGCACATGGTCACCACGGCGTGCTTGGCGCCGCGGCGCCGGCCTTCCATCAGCACGTGGCCGGTGCAGCGGGCGCCGGTCATGCCATAGGGGTGGCCGATCGAGATCGAGCCGCCGTTGACGTTGTACTTGGCCGGATCGATGCCCAGCTTGTCGCGGCTGTAGAGGCATTGCGAGGCGAAGGCTTCGTTCAGCTCCCACAGGTCGATGTCGTCGACCTTCAGGCCGTGGCGCTCCAGAAGGCGCGGCACGGCGAACACCGGGCCGATGCCCATCTCGTCGGGCGCGCAGCCGGCGACGGCGAAGCCCTTGAACAGGCCGAGCGGCTTCAGGCCGCGCTTCTCGGCCTCCTTGGCCTCCATCAGCACCACGGCGGCGGCGCCGTCCGAGAGCTGCGAGGCGTTGCCGGCGGTCACATAGTTGCCGGGGCCACGCACCGGGTTAAGGCTCTGCAGGCCTTCCAGGGTGGTGTCGGGGCGGTTGCACTCGTCGCGGTCGACCACATAGTCGACGATGCTCTCCTGGCCGGTGGCCTTGTCGACCTTCTTCATCTTGGTCGCCAGGGGAACGATCTCGTCCTTGTACAGGCCGGCCTGCTGGCTGGCGGCCATGCGGCGCTGGGATTCCAGGGCGTATTCGTCCTGGGCCTCGCGGCTGACCTTGTAGCGCTCGGCGACGATGTCGGCGGTCTCGATCATCGCCATCCACAGGTCCGGGCGGATCTGCATCAGCTTCTCTTCGGTGAAGCGATAGGTGTTCATGTGCCCGCCCATCTGCACCAGCGAGATCGACTCGACCCCGCCGCCGATGGCCACCGTGGCGCCTTCGTTCTTGATGTAGTGCGAGGCGGTGGCGATGGCCTGCAGGCCTGAGGAGCAGAAGCGGTTGATGGTGGTGCCCGAAGTGGTCACCGGGCAGCCGGCCCAGATGGCGGCGTTGCGGGCGACGTTGTGGCCGGTGGCGCCCTCCGGCTGGGCCGCGCCCAGCACCACGTCCTCGACCTCGGCGGCGTCGATGCCGGCGCGGGCGATGGCGTGCTGGATGGCGTGGCCGGCCATGGTCGCGCCGTGGGTGTTGTTGAATCCGCCGCGGATGGACTTGGCCATGCCGGTGCGGGCGTAGGAGACGACGACGACATCGCGCATGCGCAGGTTTCCCTTCACGTCAAACAGTAGTTTGAATTTCGGCCGGCACCCTAGGGGACCGTTACGGAAAGCGCTAGTGCGGCGCAGCATGATAACGCTGGCAGGGTGACAGCCGGCGGAACTCCAGCGAGATTGGCCTTGTGAGCAATCTGATCATCACCATCGGCGACGAGCGCTTCCCGGCCCGCTTCGAGCATCAGGCCGCGCCGCTGACCTGCGCGCGCTTCCAGAGCCTGCTGCCATTCCAGGACCGCATCATCCATGTGCGCTGGAGCGGCGAGGCGTGCTGGATCCCGATGGGCGAGCGCGACCTGGGGCTGGGGCCTGAGAACGCCACCAGCTATCCGGCGCCGGGCCAGGTGGTGCTCTATCCGGGCGGGATCAGCGAGACCGAGATCCTGATCGCCTACGGCCCGACCCGCTTCGCCAGCAAGGCAGGGCAGCTGGCCGGCAATCACTTCGGCACGATCATCGAAGGGCTGGACCGGCTGGCCGCCCTCGGCCGCGCGATCCTCTGGGAAGGCGCAAGGCCGATCAGGTTCGAAGCCGCCGCTTGACGCCCGCGGAAACCGCGCGCCTGATATTGGTAATCAACGATCAGGGAAACGCGTCATGGACCAGGCCTGGGACCTCGTCATCCGGGGCGGAGAGGTGTTCGACGGCTCGGGCGAGCCCGGGCGCGCCGCCGATGTCGCGGTCAAGGACGGCCGCATCGCCGCCGTCGGCCAGGTCAAGGGCAAGGGGCGCGAGGAGATTGACGCCAAGGGCCTGATCGTCACCCCCGGCTTCGTCGACGTGCACACCCACTATGACGGCCAGGCGACCTGGGACACCCACATGCAGCCCTCGTCCTGGCATGGGGTGACCACGGTGGTGATGGGCAATTGCGGGGTCGGCTTCGCCCCCTGCAAGCCCGAGGACCACGACCGGCTGGTGCGGCTGATGGAGGGGGTCGAGGACATTCCCTTCCCGGTGCTCAGCCAGGGCCTGCCCTGGAACTGGCAGAGCTATCCTGACTATCTGGACGCCCTGTCGGCGCGCAAGTTCGACGTCGACATCGGCTCGCAGCTGCCGCACGCGGCTTTGCGCGTGCATGTGATGGGCCAGCGCGGCGCCGACCGCGAGCCGGCCACCGAGGCCGACATCGCCGCCATGGCCGCCATCGCCCGGCGTGCGGCCGAGGCCGGCGCCCTGGGCTTTTCCACCTCGCGCACGCTGAACCACCGCACCAGCGACGGCCAGCCGACCCCGACCCTGACCGCCGGCGAGGACGAGCTGACCGGTATCGCCCTCGGCCTCAAGGCCGCCGGCAAGGGGGTCCTGCAGGTGGTCTCCGATTTCAGCGACCCTGAAGCCGAGTTCGCCATGCTGCGGCGGATCGTGCAGGCGTCGGGCCGACCCCTGTCCTTCAGCCTGCTGCAAAGCCCGCTGGCGCCCCAGAGCTACAAGGCCATGCTGGCCTGGCTGGACGAAGCGGTGGCGGCCGGCCTGCCGATGAAGGCTCAGGTGGCGCCGCGGGCGGTGGGCGTCTTGCTCGGCTTCGAGCTGACCCTCAACCCCTTCAGCTTCCATCCGACCTATCAGGCCCTGGCCAAGGCGCCGCTGGCCGAGCGGATCGCGCGCCTGTCCGACCCCGAAGTTCGCGCCCAGCTGCTGTCCGAAGACCCTGACCGGCCGATCCGCAACCTGATCGGAAATTGGGACCGCATGCATCTGATGGACCCCGACCGGCCCGACTACGAGCCGACCAGCGAGCAGACCATCGGCGCCCAGGCCCGGGCGCGGGGTGTCTCGCCCGAAGCGGTCGCCCTGGACCACGTGCTCAGCCATGGCGGGCGGGCGATGATCTATGTGCCGTTCCTCAACTATGCCGAGGACAGCCTGGACCCGGCCTACGCCATGCTGACCCACGCCCATACGGTGCCGGGCCTGTCGGACGGCGGGGCGCATGTGGGCATGATCTGCGACGGCAGCTTCCCGACCTCGCTGCTCACCCATTGGACTCGGGATCGCACCCGGGGCGCCAAGCTGCCGCTGGAGCAGGCCGTGCGGATGCAGACGGCGGATACGGCGGCGATCGTCGGCCTGATGGACCGCGGCCGCATCGCGCCCGGCCTGCGCGCCGACCTGAACGTCATCGACTACGGGCGGCTGTCCCTGCGCTCGCCCGAGGTGGCCTACGACCTGCCGGCGGGCGGCCGGCGGCTGATCCAGCGGGCCGAGGGCTATGTGGCGACGATCGTCGCCGGCGAGGTCACCTATCGGGGCGGCGAGCCCACCGGCGCCCTGCCGGGCAGGCTGCTCCGAGGGGCTCAGGCCGCGCCGGCGGCTATGGCGGCGGAATAGGGGAGGCGGCCATGACCGACGCGCCCCGCATCCTCGAGCCCCAATGCGAATGGACCGCCGAGACCGTCGGCGGCGAGGACGCCTGGACCGAGCATTTCACCCCGGCCGAGTTGCAGGAGATCGACGACGCCGTCCGCCACGCCCAGGACGTGACCAGCGACCTTTTGGACATCGGCGCCGAGGACTTCCCCCTGCCGACCCTGGCGCCGCGGCTGAAGCGGATCGAGCACGATCTGATGAACGGCCGCGGCTTCGTGCGCCTGAGGGGCGTGGACCGCGGCCGCTACGACAACGACGCCATGTGCCTGATCTACTGGGGCATCGGGATGCACCTGGGCAAGCCCTGGGCGCAGAACCACCATGGACACCTCTTGGGCGACGTCACCGACCAGGGCAAGAGCTGGGACGACCCCACCGTGCGCGGCAACGAGCTGGGCGGGATCAAGCTCGGCTACCACTGCGACGGTTCGGACCTGATCGGCTTGATGTGCCTTCGGAATGGGGTCTCAGGCGGGCTTTCCGCGGTCGCCAATTCGGTGGCCATCCACAACGCCCTGGTGCTCCAGCGCCCCGACCTGGCGGCCGAGCTCTACAAGCCCCAGCCTTACGATTTCCGCGGCGAGCAGAAGGCCGGCGGCAAGGCCTGGTACACGGTTCCGGTGTTCACCGAATGGGGCGGGCGGCTGTTCGTACGGGTGATCACCGCCTACATCCTGGCCTCGCAGAAGCACGCGGACGCCCCGCGCCTGACCGACGCCGCCCGCGAGGGCCTGGCCTGGATCGACGAGGCGGCCGAGAGCGGACGGTATTCGGTGATGATGGCCTTCGAGCCCGGCGACATGCAGTTCGTCAACAACTACCACGTGCTGCACGGGCGCACGGCCTATCTCGACGACCGCCCCAGCGGCCGGGTGCGGCACCTGAAGCGCCTGTGGCTGGAAACCGACGTCCTTGCCGACCGCCCACCCTGGTTCCGCCGCAACACCGGCGGCCACTGGGACGAACGCCGGGTGATCAGCCGGCTCGACGCGGTGGGGTGATCATTCTTCCCCTCCCCGCTACGCTTCGCTTCGCAAGGGAGGAGAAAAACTACTCCCCGAACCCTTCGCCCGCCTCGCGCGGCGCCATGCGGATCAGCCGTGAGTCCTCGACCGCCGCCTGACGGTGCTTGACGTGCTCGCGATAGCCCGGGTCGGTGACCATGGCCAGGAAGGCGCCCGCGTTCGGATAGGCGGCGATGAAAGCGAGGTCCCAGCGCTCGTCGGCGGGACCGGTGACGACCGTCTCTGGCTTGCCGACCCAGACCTGATGGCCGCCGACGCGGCTGAACACCTCGGCGCTGGTGCGGCCGTATTCGCGGTAGGCGTC is a genomic window of Phenylobacterium montanum containing:
- a CDS encoding ATP-binding protein; this encodes MNDEPLKGRDLDVDCDTPDPRLSSADPAGGLADGPEAPYAEALALAHQRLAALEAALADERRERRRAEEALWQAQRHQAVGRLASGVAHHFSNLLTAIVGNLELVRREHTADASLTRKLDRASEAARRAVKLTRQLLTFSGRQLVRAELFDPSKGLVELIALLSGSLRGEIEVVTEVPAGLWSVRVDAGELELALLNLAINAGDAMGGAGRLKIAARNQTLRDDRLELDGDYLVIEVADSGPGIPPDILPRVFDPFFTTKAAGVGSGLGLSQVLGFAHQSKGAVDVAETPGGGATFRIYLPAARAIAADPPPARTQAEVVLVAEDDADLAEITASMLESLGFGVRVAYRAPAVLDMIGQGERIDLVLCGAALGGGTGGLELAREVRAAHPGLPVLLTCDNRAVSEAAEQEGLPALPRPYRAGDLYRRMTALMSGGA
- a CDS encoding acetyl-CoA C-acyltransferase, with translation MRDVVVVSYARTGMAKSIRGGFNNTHGATMAGHAIQHAIARAGIDAAEVEDVVLGAAQPEGATGHNVARNAAIWAGCPVTTSGTTINRFCSSGLQAIATASHYIKNEGATVAIGGGVESISLVQMGGHMNTYRFTEEKLMQIRPDLWMAMIETADIVAERYKVSREAQDEYALESQRRMAASQQAGLYKDEIVPLATKMKKVDKATGQESIVDYVVDRDECNRPDTTLEGLQSLNPVRGPGNYVTAGNASQLSDGAAAVVLMEAKEAEKRGLKPLGLFKGFAVAGCAPDEMGIGPVFAVPRLLERHGLKVDDIDLWELNEAFASQCLYSRDKLGIDPAKYNVNGGSISIGHPYGMTGARCTGHVLMEGRRRGAKHAVVTMCIGGGMGAAGLFEVL
- a CDS encoding DUF3830 family protein, producing the protein MSNLIITIGDERFPARFEHQAAPLTCARFQSLLPFQDRIIHVRWSGEACWIPMGERDLGLGPENATSYPAPGQVVLYPGGISETEILIAYGPTRFASKAGQLAGNHFGTIIEGLDRLAALGRAILWEGARPIRFEAAA
- a CDS encoding N-acyl-D-amino-acid deacylase family protein; protein product: MDQAWDLVIRGGEVFDGSGEPGRAADVAVKDGRIAAVGQVKGKGREEIDAKGLIVTPGFVDVHTHYDGQATWDTHMQPSSWHGVTTVVMGNCGVGFAPCKPEDHDRLVRLMEGVEDIPFPVLSQGLPWNWQSYPDYLDALSARKFDVDIGSQLPHAALRVHVMGQRGADREPATEADIAAMAAIARRAAEAGALGFSTSRTLNHRTSDGQPTPTLTAGEDELTGIALGLKAAGKGVLQVVSDFSDPEAEFAMLRRIVQASGRPLSFSLLQSPLAPQSYKAMLAWLDEAVAAGLPMKAQVAPRAVGVLLGFELTLNPFSFHPTYQALAKAPLAERIARLSDPEVRAQLLSEDPDRPIRNLIGNWDRMHLMDPDRPDYEPTSEQTIGAQARARGVSPEAVALDHVLSHGGRAMIYVPFLNYAEDSLDPAYAMLTHAHTVPGLSDGGAHVGMICDGSFPTSLLTHWTRDRTRGAKLPLEQAVRMQTADTAAIVGLMDRGRIAPGLRADLNVIDYGRLSLRSPEVAYDLPAGGRRLIQRAEGYVATIVAGEVTYRGGEPTGALPGRLLRGAQAAPAAMAAE
- a CDS encoding TauD/TfdA family dioxygenase produces the protein MTDAPRILEPQCEWTAETVGGEDAWTEHFTPAELQEIDDAVRHAQDVTSDLLDIGAEDFPLPTLAPRLKRIEHDLMNGRGFVRLRGVDRGRYDNDAMCLIYWGIGMHLGKPWAQNHHGHLLGDVTDQGKSWDDPTVRGNELGGIKLGYHCDGSDLIGLMCLRNGVSGGLSAVANSVAIHNALVLQRPDLAAELYKPQPYDFRGEQKAGGKAWYTVPVFTEWGGRLFVRVITAYILASQKHADAPRLTDAAREGLAWIDEAAESGRYSVMMAFEPGDMQFVNNYHVLHGRTAYLDDRPSGRVRHLKRLWLETDVLADRPPWFRRNTGGHWDERRVISRLDAVG
- a CDS encoding DUF1330 domain-containing protein — its product is MAGSIDPLREQFDAFKALPRDQPIHMLNLIRLNKLAQYPEGHPNHGKGMSGLDAYREYGRTSAEVFSRVGGHQVWVGKPETVVTGPADERWDLAFIAAYPNAGAFLAMVTDPGYREHVKHRQAAVEDSRLIRMAPREAGEGFGE